In the Puntigrus tetrazona isolate hp1 chromosome 19, ASM1883169v1, whole genome shotgun sequence genome, gaaaaacaacCGTCTTATGAATCTCTCCGGCGGCATTTTCGCCACAAACGGCGCTTTGTTTCACGTGGAACTGAATGGGAACAACTGGACCTGCGACTGCCGGATGGAGAAGCTTAGAAGTTGGATGACGCATGCGCATTCCCAGGGAAAGCTGTTGACCGTGTTTGTGCGCTGCCTTAACCCCCCAGTGCTGGCGGGAAAGTACTTGGACTATGTCAGCGACTCCCAGCTGGGAAATATGAGTGGTTTCTGCGAGTCAGAGCCTCAGCCAATGGAGAGCCGGGGAGAAGTGGTGCAGTCGCCGGTTTTCaaggaggaaagagagaagagagaaggtGGAAAACACGGAGATGTAGGTGTCCAAGGGGACGAGGGGGAGCAAGGActtgtgaagaagaagaagaaactgaTCAGCACTAGGCCAAGACCCACAGCTGGGAAAACAGGGAACAGCTCATTGTCTGATTTTCCGACGACAACGGCCATGTTCCTCGCGGGCCACAATCACAGCACCTTTGCTTGGGTTCCACAGGAGAAGTTCAACCTCCCCTTACAAGACAGAGCCAAGCATCACGACTCAAGGATCGAAGTGATCGCCGATGCATGTCAGTTCAACCATCACTCCATCCTGAACGTTAGCGTGGAAGATGTCACTTCCAGCACGGCCACGGTCCGCTGGAGCACAGGTCCCGAAGCCGGACTGGCCCATGGGAAAGAACTTCTCTTTCGGGTTTTATTCGACCGCTTCGGCCATGCTTTCCGCTTCCCACGCTATGTTTACACAGACGGATCCGACCGGGCGGTGACCCTCCAAGAGCTCCGCCCAGACTCCACCTACATCACCTGCGTGGAGAGCGTTGTGGGAGGAGCTTTGTGCCAGGTGGCCCCCAGAGATCACTGCACTGGATTTGTCACGCTTTTGCCCTCGGTGACAAGCGAAGTCAACCTACAGCTGGTCACAGCAGCAGCCCTGGCGGCCAATGCACTGCTCCTCCTTCTGGTGGGCGGAGTCTGGCTGGGGCGTGCGTTGAAGAGGCGGATCAGAAGCAGGAAGTCGTCCTCTCATGCACACGTACGTCACATGTACTCGACCAGACATCCGTTTCGCTCTACCGTGGCCACTACCTGTGTCTCTTCTGAATTCAGCGGGTACCAGAGTGGCAGGCACCTGGCTGAAGAAGGTGACCTCATCCAGTTCCCCGGTGACCGCTTCTTTGACAACAGCCATGCTCGAAGAGACGACGATGTCATAATGCTTAGATACTCAGACTGAAGGCTGTGAGAAAATAATAGACAGTTTTGGCACTAAGTCATTT is a window encoding:
- the tril gene encoding TLR4 interactor with leucine rich repeats, which encodes MAYLLYNFLLFGSGALLFLAPAWAICPERCECQHAQHILCANRGLRAVPKAPQVERAADVLVLGLAGNFIHNLSAFDFTRYGNLIRLNLQFNQIRNIHPKAFEKLSMLEELYLGNNLISTIQAGTLQSLKKLTILYSNNNEIKEFVTDPFSHLKSLVKLRLDGNLIEFLKEPTFRGLTNLMFLHLESNQLRHIDRDAFARLGKLQFLNLSDNKQTELRDIFLFSHLKSLTTLLIAGNQIKHVGNHVFQNLKRLTKLSLSRNRISKLDEDALKGLARVKEFKVDGNELTEIPAGLLDPLERVEHLDFGDNRISRVDPGAFGHLSHLKILKLKNNRLMNLSGGIFATNGALFHVELNGNNWTCDCRMEKLRSWMTHAHSQGKLLTVFVRCLNPPVLAGKYLDYVSDSQLGNMSGFCESEPQPMESRGEVVQSPVFKEEREKREGGKHGDVGVQGDEGEQGLVKKKKKLISTRPRPTAGKTGNSSLSDFPTTTAMFLAGHNHSTFAWVPQEKFNLPLQDRAKHHDSRIEVIADACQFNHHSILNVSVEDVTSSTATVRWSTGPEAGLAHGKELLFRVLFDRFGHAFRFPRYVYTDGSDRAVTLQELRPDSTYITCVESVVGGALCQVAPRDHCTGFVTLLPSVTSEVNLQLVTAAALAANALLLLLVGGVWLGRALKRRIRSRKSSSHAHVRHMYSTRHPFRSTVATTCVSSEFSGYQSGRHLAEEGDLIQFPGDRFFDNSHARRDDDVIMLRYSD